The region TATTACCAAACACTTTTCCTAtagaataaaaactttaaagacTTTGAAAACACTGCATTTTCTCTTTCCTAATTACCATAGCAATCAGCCATTTTTTTGCCGATATCTCGACTGTTTTTAGATAGAATTTGTAAAATCTCATTTTGACTGattctgttttttctaaaaatagtaacacataaaacaaaagagaTTGTAGCTGGTTTTTTGATAAATGTGTACTTTTGAATCCAGGCAGCTATTTTTGATATCCACTTCTCATTACAGGATCATAGACAGCTGGTGAATATGTACAGCAGTTATTATTGGGTGAGAGGCAgagtacaccctggacaggtcgccagttcatcacagggcaacaGAGATACACAGGACAGACAaccatgcacgcacacacacacacacacacacacacacacacacacacacaaaggcaaTTTGGAGTATTCAATTAACTCAGCAGTCATGTTTTACACTGTGGGAAGAAGCCGGCACACCCGGAGAGAACCAGGATTCGAACCCAGGACCGCCTTGCTACGAGGCAAAAGTGCAACCAACTGCTCttattttgcataaataaaaaataacaacgATGATAGTATTCAGAAGTAAGAATACTTTTTAATCTAAGTGAAAATTAAACTAATATTATACTCATTTATGCATTTCTCTCTAACCGTAGCTGGATTGCTattaaaccaaacaaaagttTAGCAGCAAGCTGTTAGTTGGTGTTTTGATCGATTAAAAATGGTAGTGCTTCTTATGTTTGATGCATTTCATAAACAAGGAggaattagattttatttggcATCTGGCCTCCAGATGAAGATCACCAGAGCTGATCAGGGGAGATTGGTCGGTTTTCGATCTCAGGCAATGACTGGTGGGTCTCCAGCACAAAATGCTAGTAAGTAATCAGtaaagaaaataagtattttgttgttttttttaattatcaaacACAACATAAGAGGGCTGGACTAATTTTATCCATAGAATAAATTGACAAAGAAATGGGTTTTATCACGAAAGCTCAAATATGTTTGTCCACAATTCTAGGTATGTGTCAACTTACTACATCCAAGCAAGAacaaatattcatttagaaattcGCCATCAATGAGCAGCTCATTGACTACAACGCCTCAATTCCCTAACGACACGACTGCAGTCATAAAACCTTCTGGAATGTGGGTGTCCAGAGCAGCTGCTCTGTGTAAACAAACAGGTATGTTGCGTTTTCGCTGCAGACGTGAATCTGACCTGGCTCAGCAGCCATCAGAAGGACCTTCCCATGCACCAGCATTCAGCGAGGAGCCAGGAAAACGCCCGATTTTCAACGCAGACAGTCACGACTAACGCATGAAGACAATACCAGCAGCTGTCCGGCCAAATAACAGGCTGCGGTGCCCAGTCACACAGATCAAAACAACAGCGCGGCGTCATGGCTGGTTAGCTGTAGCAGCTAGCCGAAGCTAACTCAGCCTGTTTTAGTTAGCTCGCGGTTGCCGCTTGTTATTATTATTCGTTAGCAACGGGTTAATgcgaaacagaaagaaaacgaGCGGTGCGACCAAAGACACAATTGCACGTACAATACTGAGCTTAGCGCCAGCGGGGTTGTGTTTGCAGAAAGTGCCCTCATCCATTTTGAACAATAATCGCTTTCATGGTGATGCGATGAAGCCTTTGCTTACCTCTGCTCAGATCCAGCGGGACGTTCTCCTCCCCGCTGTCATTCCGacctgacaaaaacacacacagcgcATACGGTAAGACACTCCTCCGGGGCCATTACCTGCACGGGAACTTGTCTTTTCACGATATGTCGCTGTTACAGCTTTCAATGAATCGATTCTATCATGCTCACCCCGCATCCGAAGACTCCGGATAGGACGGCCGCGGAAGCTGGCCGCCATGTTTCCAGGAACATACACAACACCGGAAACTTCGCGCCTTGTCGCGAGAATACAGACAGTGAAAGTCAGACGCCTCAAATCTCCTCCGCAGACCGGAGATcagaacaaacttttttttttcttttactgcacTCTAATATAAACGTGGACAAAAATACCAATCTGAATGCCTTATTTTGAGAATTTCTGGTTCATATACCTATACTTtgcataaacaaaaatgtatttaaccaCATTTATAATACTATAACTATATGTACTACCCAACTTTAAGTCCACTTTTATCAAAGAATACCCACATATTTCTCAGATATATGCACTAGTTACAACTGACTAAGCTGTATACAAGCAAGACTCCACACTGCTATATGGAGTGGAATATGTACTGAGAGAAAGAGAATTGTTGGATAgatacaatttaaataaatgactaaCTGAATTAAGTTTATCCTAGTTGATTTAGGTTTGTTTAACCTGACAAGTTAAACATCATAAATGAATTTAGATAAATGTGATTCAATTACTTACCAACTAaagcaattattttaaagttgtagcatctgttctcttttttctttttaggtatGTAGGTTTCcaccaagttttattttgtggacCTTACCTTTCGAAAAAGTGTACAACTGGATATACCGTCAGCTTTTGACTATAATTACTACACCCTATGCTTTTCgctattttaatttgtaaaataaacaaaatatgaaaaattccTCCACTTCATAGTGATGCATTATATCCTGTATTGGTCTATTCCATAACATAACctcctgtttgcagttttaatGTGGGAAAAAATGCACAGGGTATTAAAACCTTTCCAAGACTTGGATAAACCCATGGTCCACAATAATGATGGGAACAGTAACAGTTCAATGGTACATTTCACTAAAAAggaacacaaaataatttttattccGAGttatatttgcagaaaaaacttCAAGCGAATATCAAAAGGTCAGAACCGACTGCAATACTTATATTGCCCACTAAGcgtcacacaaacacaaaaaaacaagaatccTGGAACAGAAGTTGTTAGACTCCAGTTTTAGGGGCATATTAAGATGATTAGATTGTTATATTGCTCCACCATatgtttattttgacaattaaacataacaaatttaaatagaaaaatcacTTTATTTCAGATTCTATTCATACATGAATTCCAGTATATACACGtcacagaaaatttgaaaataataaaaagttctCAGTTCAGCGTGGCGGCTGAGATGAGAGCATCAATTTCCTTAATGGCTTCAGCGGTTCTCTGAAGCGCTTCAGCAATGTAGTCCTCATTCACCACTTCATCCTCCTGTGCAATCGTTGAACTTGCTCCTTCTGAGTTTCGTTGCTCACTTTCACTTCTCAGCAGGTGGTTGTTCTCCAGCAGAACTGAGCACAGAATGCTAAAGACTAAACCTCACTGCATTGTATATTTTCTCAAACATTGCATATTATGCTCTTTGATAAAAGGATACAGTTGAAACGCTTTATCTTCTCCAGTTCTGCAGCGACAACATCCGAACTAAAGTTGAAGTGTGAAAACAGCTGTTCATAAAGGTAGCCGCCCCCCTTCCCCCTTAAAATTAAGTGATCTGAAAGTCACAACTTACAGACTTCCAGCTGTCTGCGGCATCTTCACTGCACTGGAAGGATTTTGCTCCGGTTGtattgttttagaaatatatttgtcctgcaaacacaattttattacaataaacaaaTTAGAAGCTTTAACAAGTGCTAGAACTGTAGATGTAAACAGATGTAGAACAACCTGTTGCAGACAGGTCTGTATGACAGGAAACTTTAGTAAATGCTTGGCCTGGTTATAACAAACAAGAATCCTGTGAGAAACATAGGCGATGGTTAAATTCCTGAAAAAAATGGAAGCTTTTACGCCACAAACTGGAGTGAAGTGGTACCTTACCTGCTGGCACGGCTCACGATGGAGCCCACATGGCACAACTGTCCAGGTGTATCAGGAGGAAGGCTGCTTAAATGGTACGTTGTTTCTCTTCCCTGAGCAAAAGACGGCAACAGTTACCTGCATCACTTTGATTTCATTACATGTTTGCAATGAAAGACTGGAACTGACCTCCTCAGAGTGAAGCCTGGGTTTGTGATGAGTAAAATAAGAGTTTAGGACACCGTTGGAGCGGATCACTGAGCCGTCTCCTGGGGAAACCTCTACCACTGGGATTTCTCCACTCAGTATCCTACAGAGCGAACATGAGGACAGAGAGTTGTTATGGAGCAAATAAATCCCACCacttaaattagaaaattttaAGACACtaaggctgcaactaacaattatttcagtaatcaacTTATCACTTGAGACATTTTGTCTaacacatatttacagacaaatgtatttttattttaaatacaaaatttacagattttctgtacagttttggctcaATTACTGCCCCAAAATATGTTGATTGTTTTaccaaattgcctttttttagagtctgcatactccagttaacaattaatcgattactaaattagttgacgattatttaaataatcagttaatcatGATTAAGCCGAGGCACTTTGATCAAAGATGTAAGGCAAATTTCCAATCTCAGTTTTTGTGAAGACCTGCCGATACCACATTTCATCTGTTTCTTTTAAGAGCTTTACTAGCAAACATTGAACTTCACAGGGTTCCAAATTTAGGCTCTGTGAAAATTCAAGGTTTGCTCAGGTGGTAAAACCCACTTTGTGCCAATAATCAACATCAGATGAAATAATTTTCATCTGATGTTGAGATGAAACATCAGATGAAAGTTAATGCCTCCAGGTAAACTGAGCACAATTACTACATATGCAATGCCTATTCTTATATGCTTCTACACGTACCTGTATGTGACTCCTTGACACCATAATATTTTTACAAGCTCCGTTGGAAGATCTGATATTTCTTCTTCAACCAGAGATTCTTTAATCTTCCACctaaaaagcataaatatcAAGCTAAATTTGAAATTTAACAGAATCAATTAGCTCCCAAAATACTTAATCCACAAACCTGTGCCAGTGAGGTGACGGACATGTAAGAGGAAGAGCCTGGGGAAGCTGGGAGTCTCTgtctttatcatttttgtcaGATATGTTAATCTCATCATCAGCTTGTCTGGATTTACTTGGTTCTTCAGATTTAGTATCTTTACTGTTGGAGAGACGGGACGTCCAGTGATGCCGAGCCAAGGAAAGAGGATAGGCCCATGTGGGATCAACGGCAAAGCAAGAGTGATGCTGTACAACTGTGGTGGTCTGGTACATCTGTTCAGGCTGAAAGCAGAAGAGAAGGTGAACAATGATAATCGTATCAAACATGAGTTTAAAGCACAATAATATTCAAAAGGTAATACCTGTTGTTGAGTAGTGCTGGTAAGATGTGAGGAAaaagagtttgttttagttgACTCCTTCCCCAGATGTCTCTGATCATTCTGACTGTTTGCTTGCTGCTGACTCTTCAGACTGCCATCAGTTTTGTTTAAACTGCACACAATTTGGTGCTGAGGCTGACTCAGGTTACACGTGAACTCGACAGAGAATTCCTCACCAGACGGCGACAACGTCAACACGGCTCTCCCCTCTTCTGACCTGACTACGATCTCACCTCCAGGTCCAAACTCAGGCTTGTAAGACGAACACTCGGGCCATTTAACACCAGAGTCAATACTGTAAAAAGGCTGTCAAGAGAAACCCACGATGTTTAGATAATTTTACTCAACTTAGAGGTGCATCTCAAGGTATACaagtttatgcattttattaattcaatttcaaaaactgaaactatAACTCAAATGTTATTAGGCTGCATTACATACAGAGTGATATATTTTGAGCATCtatttctcttcattttcaCAATTATTGATTACAACTAAAGAAAAGCTTAAATTCAGCTATGAACATTAGAATTTTACCAATAAGACGGCTCATAAtagaaagattttgttttatagatATGTTTTATGCTTATGTTCAGAAAAATATCATTTGTATATGTGAATTTCTGGTGTATTAGTTCATAATATTAGTTTAAAATACACGGGAAATACTGGTGATATGTAAGaacacataacaccagttttaaagtccctccactggctcccagtagctcaaagaatagactttaaaatactgttgttagtttacaaatcactgaacggcttagcaccacaatacattaaagatctgctgttgttgtatcaaccttccagacccttcaggtcttctggttctggtctgctctgcatccccagaaccagaaataAGTATGTAGTTATCTACCCAAACGAGGAGAAgtagcattcagcttctatgcaccacaaatctagaataaacttccagaaaactgtaaaataactgaaacactgacttcctttaaatctcgactaaaaacccaccagtTTAGAGTAGTATTTGAAACaatcaattacgaatttaaCGACGGcatttgacttaatgtaatgttttgattgttgattctatgttgcatgactttgtgtttgttatgatgtaaaacactctGAAATGCCTTGctactgaaatgtgctatacaaataaaatttgattgattatgTTGTTAAACATTATTTGggctcatttttgttttgttcattatttgACAGAACCAGAATATACCAGAATATGCAGTCATTATATTTCTGTCTGAATAcataatttctaaaaacaaaacaaaaccctaaaaaaaaatcttgattacAGTCAGCTACTGTACTTGagtaattgtttctttttaaacataacttttttttacttccgCTTGACTGATTTATTAAAAGGAACGCTAGTCTTACTTTAGTTTGGAGATTAT is a window of Xiphophorus hellerii strain 12219 chromosome 12, Xiphophorus_hellerii-4.1, whole genome shotgun sequence DNA encoding:
- the c12h5orf34 gene encoding uncharacterized protein C5orf34 homolog isoform X1 gives rise to the protein MGTSEGVSAMVMYEDESVEVHYRHGAHLQLSPCGSEFVLVKAADPLGHPLQPTERVRQRTRFTISAFKELMATALAFRNKYASRPYLPGELISADNRKPFYSIDSGVKWPECSSYKPEFGPGGEIVVRSEEGRAVLTLSPSGEEFSVEFTCNLSQPQHQIVCSLNKTDGSLKSQQQANSQNDQRHLGKESTKTNSFSSHLTSTTQQQPEQMYQTTTVVQHHSCFAVDPTWAYPLSLARHHWTSRLSNSKDTKSEEPSKSRQADDEINISDKNDKDRDSQLPQALPLTCPSPHWHRWKIKESLVEEEISDLPTELVKILWCQGVTYRILSGEIPVVEVSPGDGSVIRSNGVLNSYFTHHKPRLHSEEGRETTYHLSSLPPDTPGQLCHVGSIVSRASRILVCYNQAKHLLKFPVIQTCLQQVVLHLFTSTVLALVKASNLFIVIKLCLQDKYISKTIQPEQNPSSAVKMPQTAGSLSDVVAAELEKIKRFNFLLENNHLLRSESEQRNSEGASSTIAQEDEVVNEDYIAEALQRTAEAIKEIDALISAATLN
- the c12h5orf34 gene encoding uncharacterized protein C5orf34 homolog isoform X2 is translated as MGTSEGVSAMVMYEDESVEVHYRHGAHLQLSPCGSEFVLVKAADPLGHPLQPTERVRQRTRFTISAFKELMATALAFRNKYASRPYLPGELISADNRKPFYSIDSGVKWPECSSYKPEFGPGGEIVVRSEEGRAVLTLSPSGEEFSVEFTCNLSQPQHQIVCSLNKTDGSLKSQQQANSQNDQRHLGKESTKTNSFSSHLTSTTQQQPEQMYQTTTVVQHHSCFAVDPTWAYPLSLARHHWTSRLSNSKDTKSEEPSKSRQADDEINISDKNDKDRDSQLPQALPLTCPSPHWHRWKIKESLVEEEISDLPTELVKILWCQGVTYRILSGEIPVVEVSPGDGSVIRSNGVLNSYFTHHKPRLHSEEGRETTYHLSSLPPDTPGQLCHVGSIVSRASRILVCYNQAKHLLKFPVIQTCLQQDKYISKTIQPEQNPSSAVKMPQTAGSLSDVVAAELEKIKRFNFLLENNHLLRSESEQRNSEGASSTIAQEDEVVNEDYIAEALQRTAEAIKEIDALISAATLN